In Shewanella glacialimarina, the genomic stretch TGACTCGAGGTTTTCACGACGTTCAGGGAACCGATTAGCAAGATTACCCATTATAGTAATTTGCAATTCACATAACTCGTTCCAACGCTTAGCATTTGATATCGACATGACATTATCCTTAATAAAATAACAATCCATTTAACTAGTTTGAATTCAACTTACATCTGCCACTAATAAGTTGAATTATAGAGTGTAGACTAAAAATACATCAACCGTAACCAAACTGTAACATGAGTTTTTTTCAACCATACGACTCACCCATGGAATAATTTTGCTACGACTCACGTTTTGATAAAAAAAGATTGCACCGAAACAAATCGGGCGTATCTTTAATATATAAATAACAAAGATTAATGGACGCACGATATGGTAGAAACGTTATTAAAGATTTTATTTATTGGCGTGTTTTTTTTCATTGCCTACAAGCTGATTTTTTCAGGCAAGAAAGGGTTAACACTATTTGAAATGCACTTTAAGCAAGGTCGATTAAATCGACATAAAGGTAAAATTCCAGAGAAATTTGAGCGAGAATGTCGCTCCTTTGCCAAAGAGCATAAGCTGACCTGCACAATAAGAGCAGAAAGAGATAATCAAGTAAGGCTGCATGTCTCTGCCAACATAGGTGATGATCTCACCCAGCAAATTCGCAATGTCTTTCCCTTTGAATACTATGACCGCAAACAAGTCGATAACAGTAAGTTAAAAGGCTAAGCAGATGACACAACCTAAAATAGTGAATAAGCAGACATTGTTGTCTAAATGATTAAAACTCACTATTTTAGGAAAGTGATACTGAGTCTAGAAAAGTGACACTAAGTGTCAGTGTTGTAACAGAATCGATAGCTTGAATAATCCCAATTACTGCTTTTGAATCACTAATGTGACTGTGCCCACTGTCATACCAAATTTAATGATATCGCTTTTGTTAATAATGGTATTTTTATCCACTAAGAACATCCAATCATCAAATTCAACTTGATATTCAGTACCATCCACCATGAGCTTCATATCATAGCGCCATCTAAGTGCGCTGCCATTAGCCTCGCCTGTAGCCACACCTAAAATGTCATCTGCACGGCCTTCGAACTGACCATTACCTAAATCGGTTAAATACCAAATCCGTGTTTGCTTTTCACCGTCATCATAAATAAACCATTCTTTAAGTTCGCCTTGCTTGCCTTGTGGACTATCTTGCCAGCTGCCTTCCATTGTCACGGTGAACTTTCGTGTCACTTTACCGGAAAAATCTTGCACTATGCCCGAAGCGGTTAATTCACCGTCAAAAAAATCAACCAAATTTAACTCAGGTGTTGTACCTGCATAATCTTCAATTGAAGCGGACGAACAAGAAAACAAGCTAAAACAAACAGTAATAACGGCTAAGGCTTTAACAGATGATTGAGCTTTACCCCAAAACGTATTCAAAAATGAAGGGTTAATCATTGAGTTGCTCCAATTAATTGTTGACGTAAATCAGGCTTAGTTGTGGTTTCAGACAACCAAATACCAATAAAAGCGGCGCTAAACTCAGCATCCTCTAGCTGATAGAAAGGCTTATCATTAAACAGAAACTCGGCTTGTTTATCATTGTGGATAATAAAGCTAAGTGTGTCGTTCTTTTTAACATCAGGCCAGGAAAGGGTTAAATGCTTTTTTATACGGTTAATCTCCGATTCTGTTAACCCATTAGCTTGCCACTGCTCAGTAGTTGCCTCAATGAGTTCTGCTGCACTTATATCGCGGTGATATTGAATGGCTAATTTAATTGGAAATTGCTGGGGCTGATAAGTGCCATCAACTGAGTATAATTTGGCTAAGTAAACATCAAACCACAAAACATCTAAATCAGCCTCGCCAACTTGGACAAGAGGCGGCAAGATAAACTGTTTGCCAGCAGATTGTGATTTAAGCGATTCAGTGGTTTTAATTAAATCTGATGCCGCCGTGTGACTTAAACTAGCCTGATTAATGTTAGCGTCGCCTAGTGCCTTAACAGCCAAACCTGTAACTTTATTGACATCTTCAGCATAAACCATATTCGCTGCGCTCAGTATCAATACAAAATTTGCAAGCTTACTTATACTTGACATATTTACCTACCCTGTAAGCGTACATAGCACAGTTATCGTGACAACCGCACCGCTATATAAAGTGATACGGGAAATAGTACTGACCAGATCACCGCGAGAATAATAGCTGAATGAGTCATCCCCAAAGGCAAAATTACGGCATCAAACTTTGCCCCGGCAAGGTAACTTAAACAGCCAGAGACACCACCAATAATAACTTGAACAGGCAGGTTGAATTTATGTGCAAAACCTAAGCTTGCATTTAATGTCAGTGAAAAATATCCCCAAAGCAGTAATAACCACCATGGTATTGATGCAAAAACAAATACACCAAAATAAGTTAACCCAACATCGACAGCAACACCAAGGGCTGTAACAGTAAGCAGAATTACTACATCGGCTCTTTTGTTATCAGCTAATAGAAAATGTAATCCAATCAGCATCAATGATACTAAGATAAACTGGTTTTGATATAAGACCCCCAACCACCATATCGCTTGAAAGCTAACCGCGTTCAGCAGTAATTTTTTAAAAGCCGTTGTTTTATTAGCTACAACGGGTTCAGCTAAACTAAGCCTTGAAGAGGATGAAACAGATTTTTTCATGACACCCTCATTTATATAATACGTAATCTGAACAAGTTAGCTAACAAGCAAAATATTAGCTTTTTCGATAGCCAGGTCTTACCGCGGTTAAATGCACTGTACTGGTGGCGCGCTCTAAGAAACCACCTTCACAGTAGCTTAAGTAAAACTTCCACATTCTAATAAAATCATCACCGTATCCAAGTTTGGTAATGGTACTTTTGGCCATATCAAAATTATCATGCCAATGTTTTAGAGTGCGCGCATAATCAAGACCTATATCATCTAATGACCAAATAACCATGTCGGTTTTATTGGCGATATGACGGGACATTTCACTGATCGAGGGTAAACAGCCACCAGGGAAAATATAACGCTGAATAAAATCAACACTTTTGCGATAGCTATTGTAGCGTTGATCGGCAATGGTAATGGCTTGAATTAATAAACGCCCTTCAGGTTTAAGCATATGCTGTAGCTTTTCAAAAAAGCCCGGTAAATACTCATGCCCCACTGCCTCAATCATTTCAATTGACAC encodes the following:
- a CDS encoding DUF2878 domain-containing protein, which translates into the protein MKKSVSSSSRLSLAEPVVANKTTAFKKLLLNAVSFQAIWWLGVLYQNQFILVSLMLIGLHFLLADNKRADVVILLTVTALGVAVDVGLTYFGVFVFASIPWWLLLLWGYFSLTLNASLGFAHKFNLPVQVIIGGVSGCLSYLAGAKFDAVILPLGMTHSAIILAVIWSVLFPVSLYIAVRLSR
- a CDS encoding DUF3634 family protein, with product MVETLLKILFIGVFFFIAYKLIFSGKKGLTLFEMHFKQGRLNRHKGKIPEKFERECRSFAKEHKLTCTIRAERDNQVRLHVSANIGDDLTQQIRNVFPFEYYDRKQVDNSKLKG
- a CDS encoding chalcone isomerase family protein; translation: MSSISKLANFVLILSAANMVYAEDVNKVTGLAVKALGDANINQASLSHTAASDLIKTTESLKSQSAGKQFILPPLVQVGEADLDVLWFDVYLAKLYSVDGTYQPQQFPIKLAIQYHRDISAAELIEATTEQWQANGLTESEINRIKKHLTLSWPDVKKNDTLSFIIHNDKQAEFLFNDKPFYQLEDAEFSAAFIGIWLSETTTKPDLRQQLIGATQ
- a CDS encoding DUF3833 domain-containing protein, encoding MINPSFLNTFWGKAQSSVKALAVITVCFSLFSCSSASIEDYAGTTPELNLVDFFDGELTASGIVQDFSGKVTRKFTVTMEGSWQDSPQGKQGELKEWFIYDDGEKQTRIWYLTDLGNGQFEGRADDILGVATGEANGSALRWRYDMKLMVDGTEYQVEFDDWMFLVDKNTIINKSDIIKFGMTVGTVTLVIQKQ